The following coding sequences are from one Nicotiana tomentosiformis chromosome 3, ASM39032v3, whole genome shotgun sequence window:
- the LOC138906948 gene encoding uncharacterized protein, with the protein MREVRFQETQVFNVLCTNGLAEAFNKTLGNLLNKVVAKNKRDWHEKIGDTLWAYHTTFRTATQSTPYSLVYGVEAVLPLEQQIPSLWIAIQEGLTSEENAQLRLAELEALDEKRLEAQ; encoded by the coding sequence ATGCGAGAAGTTCGATTTCAAGAAACACAAGTCTTCAATGTATTATGCACCAATGGCCTTGCTGAAGCTTTTAACAAGACGTTGGGTAACCTTTTGAATAAAGTTGTTGCAAAGAATAAGAGGGACTGGCATGAGAAAATTGGTGACACTTTGTGGGCATACCATACAACCTTCAGAACTGCTACACAATCAACTCCTTACTCTTTGGTATATGGCGTAGAAGCAGTCCTTCCACTGGAGCAACAAATTCCATCATTGTGGATCGCAATCCAAGAAGGACTCACGTCCGAAGAGAATGCTCAACTTCGCCTAGCAGAGTTAGAGGCATTGGATGAGAAAAGATTGGAGGCGCAATAA
- the LOC104114923 gene encoding large ribosomal subunit protein P1-like, translated as MSSTGELTCTYACLILHDDGIPINAEKIGTLIKAANLKVESYWPSLFAKLCQKMNVDELVMNVGVGVGGTAASTASAPAHDAAAAPSANDKKKEEVKEESDDELMFSLFD; from the coding sequence ATGTCTTCCACCGGTGAACTTACTTGTACTTACGCTTGTTTGATCCTACATGATGATGGCATTCCTATTAATGCCGAGAAAATTGGTACACTCATAAAAGCAGCAAATTTGAAGGTGGAATCATACTGGCCGAGCCTTTTTGCAAAACTTTGTCAGAAGATGAACGTGGACGAACTTGTCATGAACGTCGGCGTCGGCGTCGGCGGAACCGCGGCTTCTACCGCCTCTGCTCCCGCTCACGATGCCGCCGCTGCACCTTCCGCCAATGACAAGAAGAAGGAAGAAGTAAAAGAAGAGAGTGATGATGAGCTCATGTTCAGCTTGTTTGACTGA